A genomic window from Candidatus Kouleothrix ribensis includes:
- the cobS gene encoding adenosylcobinamide-GDP ribazoletransferase — protein MSDQPAQPAPRGWWGRLWPIGEALRFLTIIPIGGLPPASAGAIGRAIPWFPLAGAVIGALLAGVGLASGALWDAWVRAVAIVVAWGVITAGLHLDGLSDTFDAVMSWRSRERKLEIMRDSRIGAMGAIALIALLALKIVLVHSLGERWLAAVVLAPALGRWADIYGIFRFPPARAGGLGRDFQALGRRYDFVLATGSSLALALLLGGARGLAALLLVWAGSHWLARWWTRDLGGLTGDTYGALCEIGEVVALAAMAAHLPWG, from the coding sequence ATGAGTGATCAACCTGCACAACCGGCGCCGCGCGGCTGGTGGGGCCGGCTCTGGCCGATCGGCGAGGCGCTGCGCTTCCTGACGATTATCCCGATCGGTGGGCTGCCACCGGCCAGCGCCGGCGCGATCGGGCGGGCCATCCCCTGGTTCCCGCTGGCCGGGGCCGTGATCGGCGCACTGCTGGCCGGCGTGGGCCTGGCCAGCGGCGCGCTGTGGGATGCGTGGGTGCGCGCGGTTGCGATCGTCGTCGCGTGGGGCGTGATCACGGCCGGGCTGCACCTCGACGGCCTGAGCGACACCTTCGACGCGGTGATGAGCTGGCGATCACGCGAGCGCAAGCTCGAGATCATGCGCGACAGCCGGATCGGCGCGATGGGCGCGATTGCGCTGATCGCGCTGCTGGCCCTGAAGATTGTGCTGGTACACAGCCTGGGCGAGCGCTGGCTCGCGGCGGTGGTGCTCGCGCCGGCGCTGGGCCGCTGGGCCGACATCTACGGCATCTTCCGGTTTCCACCCGCGCGCGCCGGTGGCCTCGGGCGCGACTTCCAGGCGCTGGGGCGGCGCTACGATTTCGTGCTCGCCACCGGCAGCAGCCTCGCGCTGGCGCTGCTGCTGGGCGGCGCGCGCGGCCTGGCCGCGCTGCTGCTGGTGTGGGCCGGCTCACACTGGCTGGCGCGCTGGTGGACGCGCGACCTCGGCGGGCTCACCGGCGATACCTATGGCGCGCTGTGCGAGATCGGCGAGGTGGTGGCGCTGGCCGCTATGGCCGCGCACCTGCCGTGGGGCTAG
- a CDS encoding histidine phosphatase family protein yields the protein MRTSIWLVRHGQTELNKARRYQGASDSPLTPYGQQQVAALAARLRRMPFRAVVASPCGRAQATAEAIVGARELLFADDARWAEVNHGRWEGLTYAEVRARYPHEAGARFADALHGRASGGESLAEVAQRVGDGWRALLHANPGGRVLVVTHATPIQLVLCMLTAMPPTLHWRWRVDLGSVTALDIYGNSPIIRMVNHVPRP from the coding sequence ATGCGCACCAGCATCTGGCTCGTACGCCATGGCCAAACCGAGCTGAACAAGGCCCGCCGCTACCAGGGCGCCAGCGATAGCCCGCTGACGCCATATGGCCAGCAGCAGGTCGCCGCACTGGCCGCGCGGCTGCGGCGCATGCCCTTTCGCGCGGTGGTTGCCAGCCCGTGCGGGCGCGCCCAGGCCACCGCCGAGGCGATCGTCGGCGCGCGCGAGCTGCTGTTCGCCGATGATGCGCGCTGGGCCGAGGTAAACCACGGCCGCTGGGAGGGGCTGACCTACGCCGAGGTGCGCGCGCGCTACCCGCACGAGGCCGGGGCCCGCTTCGCCGACGCGCTGCACGGCCGCGCCAGCGGCGGCGAGAGCCTGGCCGAGGTCGCGCAGCGTGTGGGCGATGGCTGGCGCGCGCTGCTACACGCCAACCCCGGCGGGCGCGTGCTGGTAGTGACCCACGCCACGCCAATTCAGCTGGTGCTGTGCATGCTCACGGCCATGCCGCCCACACTCCACTGGCGCTGGCGAGTCGACCTGGGCAGCGTCACGGCGCTCGACATCTACGGCAACAGCCCGATCATACGCATGGTCAACCATGTGCCGCGGCCATGA